AAGCAGACCAACAAGCTATATTTGCACTTTTTTATTAAATGAGATCCATTCTCAATGATGTATATAATGAGAATCATTCTTATTTGATAAAGATCTCATTTTATGAAAAATACCGTTGCTTACACCCTATTTTGTCTAATGATTGGGGTTACTACCTTGGCAAGCGCTAACCCGTCAGAAATTACAATCAAGATTCAAAAGGGGCGCTTCTCACCCTCTCAAATTGAGATCCCCGCTGACACCAAAGTAAGACTGGTCATTCAGAACTTAGATGACACCCCAGAAGAATTTGAAAGTCACGACCTTAATCGTGAGGTGCTCATTAAAGCTAACGGCAGCGCCTCTTTTTATATTGGCCCACTCTCAACAGGACTCTACAAGTTCGAGGGTGAGTTTAGCCCTGAGACAGCTCAAGGCGTGGTGATTGTCAAATGAAATGGATTGTCTTTACCTTTCTTAAGTGGGTAGGAGTATCCATCTTTTTATTAACTGCCACAGTTACACATGCCGCCGAATATCTCAGTGGGCCCGCTGACTACATCTATAGTCCTAGAGTAGAAGAGGGAGAAAGAGAGATCGATACGAAGTTTGGAACCCAAACCCCAAGAACTGCTGGAGACCCAAGACAATCAGGCGCCTCCATTGGCTTTGGATATGGGGTGACTTCTTGGTGGTTTACCGAGATCTATGGAAAAAATACTTGGGATGGTAATAACTCACAATTTGACGCTATCGAGTGGGAAAATAAATTCCAACTCACCGAAACGGGGAAATATTTTGTAGATGTGGGATTCTTGCTTGAACTGGAGCGCCCACAAAATCGTAATGAGGGTTACGAAGCTAAGTACGGCTTTTTACTGCAAAAGGATTGGAATAAGTGGCAGGCAAACCTAAATCTACTCATGCAAGGTCATTACACTGGCACCGAAAATCAGGGCACCTATTTTGGCTACCAAGGGCAGTTAAAGTACCGATTACAACCCGAGCTTGAGCTGGGAGCGCAATTGTTTTCCTGGCTTGGGCAGCTTAATAGCTGGAATACCAATCAACAGCAGCAAACCAGTGTTGGTCCAGCCATATTTGGGAAAACCAAACTAGGACGAAAAGAGGCGCTTGTCTACAACTTTGCCTACCTTTGGGGAACAACTACGGCATCTCCAAAGAACACAATTCGGATGCAGGTGGAGTATGAGTTCTAATTTATTAAACCTATAAAGTTAATGGCGTCTCTTATTGGCCGATAACGGACATATGATGTCGTTTAAAACGGCATTACAAATCACGGCCCTTTATTGCGCCTATTTCTCTGCTCAAACTCAATAGCTTCTTCCAGTAAAGCCTTTCGGCGCTCTTCTGCTTTATGGCGCTTGATTAAGTCTTTTCCTGTAAGCACCTGTTGATCCTTAAGCAAGGACTCTAGCGTAGGCTTACTCTTCCCAGGGGAATCGTTCACGGCTTAGCTCCTCCATGATTTCACGCTTGCTAGCGCCATTACGTCTATTTGTACTGTACTTTGCCCAATGCTCACGGTCGGCAATGATTTCAGCCCGATCCTTTTTGATGTTTTCAGCAAGCGAGGTTAGCTTTTCGGCCTTCACTTTGCCCACAAATTCTAGATTAGATTTATCAGTCATGAATAAATTCTAATCGTCTAGTTTTTAGACGTTCCGGAAAAATTGTAGACGAAATGTATAGGCGCAGATATTTGACCGCGTTTACCTAAAAGCGACGCTTCATTACACACCCATCAAATACCGCTATAACTTATGGAAATACCTAGCGATTACATTAGTGCGACCTATTACCGCTCCGAGAGTCTAAAAGAAAAACCGCCCGAAGGCGGCTCAATTTAAGACAAATAAACTCTTACAAGCCAACTGTATAGGTTGCCATGACAGTGGTTGTACCAACTGCCTGATACATCTCTTGGCGGTAGATACCGGTTACGCCTAAGCGTTGATTCTTTTCGATGTCATAGTAAGCACCTAAAGTTGCTGTTGCTCTGTTCTTGACTGGATTGGGATTGAAGTTCACTGGGGTTAATCCAGTAACACCAGTAGCTGAGTAAGTACCTGTATTGAAATTCGTATCACTCTCAATACCAGCGCTGGCAAATAAAGTGGTTTGAGCGATACCTTTATATCTCACGCCAACACCAGCTAGTGCTGTTGTAGCGTTAGTGTTGAGCGCTGAGTAAGTGAGTGGTGCTGTTACAGAACTGGTTGAAGCTTCTGTGTAACCACCCATATTGTTTTGGGTATAACGAACACCAGCATATGGTGATACAACAATTTGATCAGCAAAGCCAAAGCCATACTTAGCTACTACTTGGGCGCCTTGACTGTTTAATTGGGATGAACCAGAACCCGCTTCACTTGTTCCAACTACTTGTCTAGTGATCGTGGTGTTCTTTTGACCATAAGCAGCAGATACCTTAACTTCTGTACCGGTGCCATCTTGACGTTCATTCCAAGCACCGAATAGTCCAATGAGTGGTGTGTTGTTGCCAAGGTTTACTGTAGAACCCGCATTGTTTACGGATAAGTTCTGATCAGCATACGCACCAATACGATAGTTTGGATGTGGACGATAAGCAGCAATCAGCAAGGCGCTAGTGTTATTCAAGCCATTTGCTGCCGAGACTGCTGTGTTACGACCACCAGCACTTACGCAGACATTATTTGCACCAAACACATCGCAGTCATAAGCAAAACTATTAGCTAATACTGAGTTTTGGAGTGTGTAGATGTTTTGTAGAGCTGATGCGGCATTAACTAAAGATTGTTGAGTATCGGCGGTGGAGGGGCCTGAAAATATTGAATAGATGAGATTATTAAATAGAACCCAATCGTAGGCAGGTCCATAGCTGGACATATCAAGCGTAAAGTAACGGATGCCATCTAATTTGAACCCAATATACCCATAATTATGGTAGTTCAAATTCCCGTTTGAGTTCGTCGTTATAGTACCTAAAAGTGCATTACTCGAGTTGTAAGCTTTAATGGTCAAAGGAACATCAGCACCGCCAAATTGAATCGCAAAACCGTTTACTTTTAATGCGGGTAAAAAAGTGAACTTCATTTGTTGTGCACTACCTGAGCCACCTCCGTCTCCGTTCGTCACTCCATTACTACCGAAAAGACTTTGAATATATATATTCCCACTTGGACTATTAATGGATACATTTCCTAGGGAAAAGGGCTGAGTAAGAGGGGTATTTGAAGCGGTCGTACTTGAAAAATCAATCAATGTGTAAGAGCCACCGATCACACTAGTAGCCGTGGCAGGATCAGCTAGATTACCTGGGGCTGGGTTTGCATATTGAAGTATATCTGTCGCAGTAGCCTGACCGTTTAGAAAGAAAACCAATGCAACCGAACTGGCGATTTTCTTTAATTTCATAAGATTTCCTTTGGAAAAATAAATTTCATTTTCATGAGCGCATATGTTGAACCAACATTGCAAACCATGGTTTTCAGCCATGCATCTTATGTGCTTGTTATAAATAAAAAAATGCCCCAAAAGACGATGTCCCGAAGTACCGTGTCTATAAGGACAGTGTCCTTAAGTACATATTCAGATGACTCATGGCGATTAGAGATATAAAAAGGTGATCTGGGATGCATGAACACATAAAATAAAAGTATTCACTGCCAGAAATAATCATCTCTCATGAATAGCTTTGTTTTAGTCCTAATCATTCCCACCCTGCTCACCATCGTATCGGCAAGCACTCTTTATTTTTCTTTCAAAGGAAAAGTAGATACATCAGGTCGATATTTCTTGTTATCAGAATTTCTTTGGTTATTGACATTGCTATTTGTCATAGCATTAAATATTGAGCCCAGTCTTATAAGCACCCCATCTTTTTTTACTCTGTCAGTTACCACCCTACTGTCCGAAGCGGCTATCCTACTAAGCATCAAAGCTTTGACCAAGAAAATTCAGATTCAAGAATTTATTCGCTGGACTGTCGCTATATTGGCTTACTGCGGCTTTATTGAATATGTGCGAGAAAGTTTCGGGGCTCCATTTCCATTACTCTTTTTCTCAACTTTTTCAATCTGCGTTACCTCTTATACCTACCTTATCTGCAAACGGATTGATAGCAACGGCCTTGAATCTAATCTTTTTATCAAATGGATCACGTATACAGAGGTTGGTCTAACAGTAATTCATGTGTTGCGATTTACCAGTTTTTTCACAAACGCTGCTATGACACCATTTAACCCCCCTTCACTAGCTATTGTCTTTTTCTCAATTTGGTTTTCGGTTAGCTTAATTCGTTATTTTTCTTACCTTGCATTACGAGTCAGCTGGGTAGATCCTAGAACTGCTAATGAAAATCCTTTGAATCAAAATTTAGTCAAATTGACCAATGAAAAAGATCAATTCTTACGGGGCTTAATATCATCCAATAGAGCCTTGGGTATCAGCGCACTAGCAAATTCATTGGCACATCAATTAAGCCAACCCATTACTGGCATCCTCTTACAAACTGAATCTGTTAAGTGCGATTTAGTCGATCTAGGCGGTCAGGAAAAATCGGTATCCGCACTAAATGCCGTGACTGATCAGCTAGAGAAGGTATCCGACCTAGTAACAAATTTGAGGAAACTATTTGGCGCTCAAGAACTTGAATTTAGACATTTCAATATTCAAGGCGCTTGCAATGAAGTGCTAGAAATTATCAAACCAACACTTCAATCAAAAAATATTTCCCTTGAGACAACCTATACAGACAACCCAAATGTTGTCGGCAATTCAATCCAAATACAACAAGTGCTGATTAACATTTTCAATAATGCAATGGATGCCATTGAAAATGCTAGGGACCATCGCAGAAAGATAGATCTCACCATTTCTCAAAATCAATCCCTGGCAATCATAGCCATAAAAGATACTGGCAGTGGCATATCTAACAGTATCACACCATCTATGTTTGAGTTATATCAGAGCACAAAACCTGAAGGTCTAGGCATTGGTTTGTGGCTTTGCAAAACGATTATTGATAAACACCATGGCAGCATTACCGCCCTAAATCTTCCAACAGGTGGGGCAATCATTGAAATTCAAATACCAATATCTCAAGACTTAAATGAAAATAACTAATCTATGAAGAACTCCAAAGTAATTATTGTTGATGACGAGCCCATTGTTCGTTCTGGCTTAGAAAATTGGTTATCACGCAGCTTCAAAGTCATTAGTTTTGAATCTGCTGAGTCATTCTTAGATGCTTATAAGCAATTTGAATTTGAAGATGGGATACCTACCTGCATTTTGTTAGATTTTCAGATGCCTGGGATGAATGGCGTTGAACTACAAAAAAATTTGAGAGTAATGAACGTTGAATTTCCCATCATTTTTATGAGTGGCAATGCACAGCAATCGGACATTATTGATGCTTGGCGAGGGGGTGCTGTGGACTTTATTCTCAAGCCATTTACACCAACTCAAGTCAAAGATGCATTAGTAAAGCAATTTAATGCTATTTCTCAATCTAGTATTAACCCATCACCCTCAGATGCCAAAGAACACATTCATATTCCAATTACTAAGCGTGAAGCGGAAGTTCTACTTCTTCTTGGCAGCGGTCAGCAACAGTCTGAAGTAGCGCAAGCACTAGGCATTTCACAGAGAACGGTAAAAATGTACCGATCAAATTTAAGAGATAAGCTAGATCTCAATACTCTTGGCGAACTGATTAAATATTGTCAACAATACGAAAACTCAATTACAAAAATAACTGGTAAGTAACTGATCTTCCATGTCGTTTTAAACGACACTCTATTACACACTCACCAAAATAAGCACTACACCCTAGTATTGCCTGGGAAAATTATTAGTGCGATCTATTACTACTCCGAGATAAAAATTTAAACGGCTGTTAAATTTTTATACTTAATTTGACTACCAGTAATCTCCACAATATCGCCAATTTGAGCAGTAAAACCCTGCGATTTAATTTTTTCAGCAATTGCACTCACCATGCCAATATTTGGAGATATTTTGATTAGGTGATAAAGCTGAAGACCTATGGTCGTCAATAAGCAGACTGGCTGAATTTTTAGAACTCTTTTAGGGTCTGGATTTGTAACTAATATTAATCTTTCATTTGAAACAATTGCCAAAGTGAAGGCATCTTTTGAGCTGCTTTTCCAGTTCTTTTCTAAACCAAAAGAATCAACACCAGACAGCAACCCTAATTCCTGCAAGTTGAGCAACTTATCAAAAGTAATATTGTTTGCACTGAGTATTTGCTCGTCACCTTTATAAATAAACCCCTCAAATACAAATGCCATTAGCGACTCAATTAAAGAAGCTTCGTCTTTACTAAGGTGCTTTAAAAAATCAAGAGTTCTTAAGGAATAGGTGCCGGGACCTTTTGACTCACCAGCCAAGACCTTTCCCCATAAGCTAGTTAGCTCTTCCGAGGAAACGGAAGACGCCCCCTCCCTCCACCTTAGGAGCCAATCACCATCAATTGATTTTTCCGATGGCTCTTGAGCATCCTGCAACAATTCTTGCTCAGCATAGCTAATTGCTTTATTTACACTGACTTCTTTTCTTATTTCTTCAGCTTTTATTGTCTGAATTGACTTGTTGCTGATAAAGCCGATGGTTAATTGATTGTCAGATCTACTTTCAACATCAACGATTTCACCGCTTGGCAACAGAGCCTTCTCACCCCTTTTGATCGCAAGTGCATCTAACTCAACCTGAGCCATCTGAAGCATTTCCGCCTTTCGGACATCAATCATTGCCTGCCCTTCTCTTCTGATCTGCCAGGGCTTCAATAGAGAGCCAACACCCTTGTCGATCAGGCTATCCCATAACTTGATGACCAATTGCTCTCCAAGTAGCGCCATACACCCCTCATATCAGTCCTATCTAATTGATTCAGTTTATAGCTTAGTCCTCGATTTAAATAGAGATGGGGAATTTGGATTTTTGATGTCGTTTTGAACGACATCTTCCATCCACCACCCTCCGATAGAAGCCATATGCTAGAAGGGTTTTTGCCAGCGGAGCCTTATTCTTCGGCACTTTGCGGGTGGTGTGTCACACGGTGTGTGCTACGGTGAAAACCTTGGTTTTCTAAGTGCTTGATTTTATTGGGAAAAGGGTTGAAAACCTCAGAACCTTGTGCTTTATGATTCCGTCGCTCTAACCAGCTGAGCTAATTCGCCGAAGGTGTGATTGTAGCAAATCCGCCCCATTCTGTAACGGCTCAGCCTAGAAACCGTAATATAGATACATGAAGATTCAACTCCTAAAAGTACTCATTTGGGCAATTTTGGGCACTTATTTGCCCCATAATGCACTTGCAGCACAAATCTTTATTACTAACTACCCGTCTGAAGCCAACGCCAAGGTCTTTGTTACCAAGTACCAATCCGAGGCGAATTGCATTGTTTATGAAACCCAATATTCCAGCGATAACGAGCCAGGCGTTTGGTTTTATACAAAATACAAAAGTGATGCTCGAGCAACGATTTACTACACCCAATATAAATCCGATGCTGATCTTGTGCTGTATTTCACGAAATACAAAAGTGATGCTCGTTGTCGCTACTGATTAGCAATTAACTCATGAAACTTATTTCTATTTCCTCGGGAAAGGTTCTGCCTTTATTTGGAAACCACCACCCCAATTACAAGTCTGTGGTTTCAGCAATTCACAAGAAGAGCATTAGTAATTTGCAAAATCCGATTGCTATTGAGATCAACACTCTTGGGGTAAAAGGGGATGAACAAGCCGACCTAAGTGTGCATGGCGGTATCGAAAAAGCAATCTATGTTTATCCGTCAGAGCACTACGAGTTTTGGAATGCTTTATTAACTCGGGAAACAAAAAAACCTACGTCGCTTGAATATGGAGCCATTGGCGAGAACTTTACAATTGAAGGTCTTCTAGAAACCGACGTCTTTGTTGGCGACAAACTCTTGATTGGTGAACTTGAGTTTTTGGTTGTTAAATTAAGAGAACCTTGTTTCAAATTCAACGCCGCTTTGGGCTATAAGGGTGCTAGCAAGGCAATGCTCCAATCGGGTTTTAGTGGCTGGTACTTGCGGGTACTAAAAACAGGAGTGCTCACAGCTGGTGCCAAAATCACTCTAGTGCCAGGCCCTAGAAATACCTCGATTGCTCAGCAAAATAAAAATCTCTTAAATAGTCGCAATCAGAAAGATTTGTGGGAATAAAAAAACCCGATCATTTCTGATCGGGTTTTGAATTTACTACAGACTAAAAAATCTTAGTCACGTGCATAGATATCTACATCTTTGGTTTCACGTACAAACAATGTGCCGATTACTAAAGTAATAGCAGCAATGATGATTGGATACCAGAGGCCGTAGTAAATATTACCGTTTTGCGCAACCAAGGCAAAGGAGATCGTTGGCAACAAGCCGCCGAACCAACCGTTACCAATGTGGTATGGCAATGACATAGAGGTATAACGAATGCGGGTTGGGAACATCTCAACCAACATCGCCGCGATTGGACCATAAACCATGGTTACCAAGATCACCAGGTAAACCAACAAGAGCAATACAGCAACATAGTTAATTTGTGCTGGATCAGCTTTAGCTGGGTAACCTTCTTTATTCAATGCTTCGCGAATTGCTTTCTTAAATTCAGCATCTTTCGCTTTCGCTTCAGCTGGATCTAAACCCTTAGCGGTGTAACCCGGAATCTCTACATCACCAATTTTCACAACAGCAACAGTGCCAGCAGGAGCAGGAATAGTGCTATAGCTTGCAGAGTTAGAAGCCATCACTTGTTTTGCAATATCGCAAGAACTTGTGAATTTAGCAGTGCCTGTTGGGTTGAATTGGAAAGTACATTCGTTTACATCAGCAGTGATTGTTGCTGGTGCTGTTGCCATTGCTTTTTCCAACGCTGGGTTGGCGAAGTGAGTCAAGGCATTGAACACAGAAACAGGGGTGTTAGGGATATAAGTAATTACAGCCAATAACAAGCCGCCCATGATGATCACTTTACGGCCGATCTTGTCAGACAAGCTACCGAACACCACGAAGAATGGCGTACCGATTACCAATGAAGCAGCAATCAACAAGTTTGCAGTCTTCGGATCCACCTTTAACACTTGGGTGAGGTAGAACAAAGCGTAGAACTGACCTGTGTACCAAACCACCGCTTGACCTGCTACCAGACCAAACAATGCCAAGATAACAATCTTCAAATTCTTCCATTGACCAAATGACTCGGTCAAAGGTGCTTTAGACAATTTACCTTCTTCTTTCATCTTCTTGAAAGCTGGTGACTCATTCATGGACAAACGAATCCATACAGAGATCGCCAACAATGCGATAGAAACGATGAAAGGAACGCGCCAGCCCCAAACATCAAAGTCTGGACCAGTAAATTCACGTGTGAACAAAATCACGAGCAAGGAGAGGAACAAACCTAAAGTTGCAGTTGTTTGAATCCAAGCTGTGTAGGCACCACGACGACCATTAGGAGCATGTTCAGCAACATAAGTTGCAGCACCGCCGTACTCACCACCCAAAGCCAAACCTTGAAGCATACGTAATGCGATCAAGATCACTGGAGCAGCAACGCCGATCGTTGCGTAGTTAGGCAGAATACCCACGATGAAGGTTGCGCCGCCCATTAACAGGATGGTGACCAAGAAGGTATATTTACGACCGATCAAGTCGCCTAGACGACCAAACACCAACGCGCCAAATGGACGCACGATGAAACCGGCAGCAAACGCTAACAAAGCGAAAATGAAGGCAGAGCCAGCATCTAGGCCTGAGAAGAATTGCTTAGCAATAATTGCGGCAAGTGAACCGTAAAGATAAAAGTCGTACCACTCAAAAACCGTACCTAATGAGGAAGCAAAAATAACTTTGCGCTCTTCAGCGGTCATTGGGGCTGCTTTAGTTGATGTTGACATCAGTAGCTCCTAACTATTTTTATTGAAGTAGAAAAACAACGGATCGATTATGCTTTGAAAAAAACCAAAGAAATCCGCTAGTTAGGGTAATTCCCCATCAATTAGGGTTGGGGTTTTCCCGAGATCTACAATGTAATAAATCACAAATACAACATTCGTAGTGGAGAACAAATAAATGCAAGCGAAATGGGGAATTCGGGGAATGGCAGTGGCGCCACACTCCCTTGCTTCTGAGTCAGCTTTAGCAGTCCTTCGTGAGGGCGGCAATGCCTTAGAAGCAATGGTGGCTGCAGCGGCAACGATTGCTGTTGTTTACCCCCACATGAACTCGATTGGCGGTGACTCTTTTTGGGTAATCCATTCTCCAGGCAAAGCCATGGGTGGCATTGATGCCTGCGGTGCAGCTGCAGGCTTAGCAACAAAGAAATGGTACGCAGAGCGTGGTATTACTAAAGCCATTCCATTTCGCGGACCAGTTGCAGCCAATACCGTGGCCGGAACAATTTCGGGCTGGGGGGCAGCACAAAGCCTATCTCAGCAAGGTCTAGGCGGAAAGATTCCTTTATCTCGTCTATTGGCAGACGCAATTCATTACGCCGAAGCGGGTGTTCCAGTTACTTATAGTCAATCAAGTCTTACCGCTAAGAAGCGTGAGGAGTTAAATCCTATTACTGGATTTGCAAAAACATTTTTGGTCAATGGCAAGGCTCCTGTAGTTGGCAGCATCTTTAAACAAGAACGCCTTGCTAAAACCTTGCGCCAAATTGCCGCCAAAGGCACAGATGATTTTTACCGTGGCGATCTTGCGGATTTGTTAGCAAAGGAACTTACGGATATCGGCAGCCCTCTCCGATTAAGCGACTTGAATCGTCATAACGCAAAACTGATTGACCCGCTGGAACTGAAACACAGCTTAGGCAATGTGTACAACATGGTGCCACCCACTCAAGGTGTTGTGTCACTCATGATCATCGGCATTCTTGATCAACTCAATCTCAAACGCTTTAAGGTCGATAGCACCGAATACGTTCATCACTGCGTTGAAGCAACTAAGCAAGCGTTTAAGATCCGCGATCAATTTGTCACTGACCCTGCTTACATGACAAAGAATGCGCAATCCTTTTTATCTCCCACTTTCTTGAAAAAGTTAGCAAAAAATATTGATCCCAATAAAGCTTTACCCTGGGGTCAAGGCAAAGGACCAGCGGATACTATTTGGATGGGTGTGATTGATGGCGATGGCAACTGCGTCTCTTTCATCCAAAGTATCTATCACGAGTTTGGTGCTGGCATTGTTCTACCTAAATCAGGAGTTAACTGGCAAAACCGAGGTTGCAGCTTCTCTCTGGATCACAAGACACTCAATCATCTCGAACCCTATCGCAAACCATTCCATACACTCAATCCTGCGATGGCTTTATTCAAAGATGGTCGCTCTATGGTTTACGGCACGATGGGCGGCGACGGTCAACCGCAAACCCAATGCGCGGTCTTTACTCGTACTGCTACTTATGGGCTTGATCCACAAGATGCAATTAGTCGTCCTCGTTGGCTGCTTGGTCGCACTTGGGGTCAAACTAGCGACAGCTTGAAGTTAGAGTCTCGCTTTAGCCCATGGGTTGCAAAAGAATTACATGCAATGGGCCATGAAATTGAAATGCTCGATGCTTTTGATGAAACTGTGGGGCATGCAGGTTGCATCATCCGCGAGCCCTCTGGCACCCTGCGTGGTGGCTGGGATCCTCGTAGTGATGGCGCTGTTAGCGCGTTTTAGTAATAAACATTCTGGGTACGCGCAGATCCCAATAAATGGCGGCTGCGCGTAAACCAAAGATTCCCAACATGCAGATTACGGAACCTTCAAGGGCATATTGCGGGATAAAGTTCAACACCAGCACATAAGCACAACATCCCAGAGTTACTGGAATAGCGTACAACTCATGCGACATGATGAGCGTTTTTCTGCCCGCCAAAATATCGCGTATCAATCCACCACCAATAGCAGTAATGACACCCAGTATGACTGGACCAACTGGCAGACCATACCCCATAGTCCAAGCCTTATCAGCCCCTTGAATTGCAAACAGCGCAGCGCCAAAACCATCGATATAAAGCATCCATCGATAAATTTGGGGTTGCGTAAAAAATGATTCGGCTACAAAAGTGAGCACGCTAGCCCCTAAGGCGAGCCAAACATAGATTTGGTTCTCTGACCAAAATACCGGGGCACCCAAGATGATGTCGCGAATGGTTCCACCACCTATTGCGGTAATAAGACCAAGCACTAGAACACCAAAAAGATCGACGCCACGATCAGCGATTGCAAGTACGCCAGTAACCGCAAACGCCATCGTTGCAATCACGCCAATCCAAAATTGAATCTGTTCCATAGGAAATAGTCTAAAGCACTTTAAATTCTTTCAAACGAAAAATTGGCGCATGCATATACTGTGGTTTATGAATTCTCCTAAATTGCTATCACTATGAAACCCAAGCTCTATAGCTATTGGCGTAGCTCCGCTGCGTTTCGAGTGCGTATTGCCCTGAATCTGAAGGGCATAGACTATGAAGTCATTCCAGTTCACTTAAGTAAAAATGGTGGCGATCAACTCTCAGATGCGTACACCAGCAAAAATCCAAATCGACTAGTGCCCTTGTTCGAAGATGGAAAAAATAATATTCATCAATCTATAGCCATTATTGAGTATTTAGAGGAAATTAAAAAAGAGCCTGCTTTACTTCCACAAGCACCTATCGATCGCGCATGGGTACGCGCACTTTCTCAAGATATCGCTAGCGATATTCATCCTATCGATAACTTAAGAGTCTTACGCTATCTTGTAAAACAATTGGGCATTAGCACTGAGGCAAAAGACACTTGGTACCAACACTGGGTAATAGTTGGCTTAGCCAGCCTAGAAAAGCGTTTGAGTTGCGATCGTCGAGTTGGACGTTTTGCCTATGGCGATCAACCGGGTTTGATTGATATCTGCTTGGTGCCACAATTATTTAATGCGTTGAGTGCAAAGATAGATGTGAGTCTTTATCCCACTCTCATGAAAATCTTCTACGAATGCATGAAGTTACCCGCATTTATTGAGGCCTCATGGGAAAAGCAAATTGACGCGGAAGGATTAAATCCGACTGCTCCACCACAAAATCATTGACAGCGTTAATAATGAGCCTACGGTTGTCATTAATACGACGCGTGAGATCACACTTCCGTCTGCTTTGTAATACTGCGCCAACATAAATGGACCAGTACCCGTAGGTAGTGCACTCAAAATCACAATGGCGTTTAACCAGAGTGACGGCAACCCCAGAATGGGCCCAGCGATTACCCAAGCAATGATAGGTTGAATAATCAACTTTGCAGCACTAATGCCCCATGCCTGTTTTACCTCAGTCTTGCTCTTCTGCAATAAAAATAGTCCGATCGATACTAAGGCGCAAGGGGTAGCAGCTACAGCCAAAAATGAAATTACCTGAGCAATAGGGTCATACATAGTGAGGTTGGATGATGCCCATACCAAACCCGCAACCGGCGCAATTAATAGTGGGTTTGTACAAAGTGACTTCACAACACTAAAGAGAATTTCATGATGTTTTTTGTGAGACAACATGCCAATCTCGATGAGTACTGTCGCTAATGCAAACATCACAAACACAATAAAAGTAGAAATAATTGCTGGGGCTAGACCATCT
Above is a genomic segment from Polynucleobacter wuianus containing:
- a CDS encoding MFS transporter; this translates as MSTSTKAAPMTAEERKVIFASSLGTVFEWYDFYLYGSLAAIIAKQFFSGLDAGSAFIFALLAFAAGFIVRPFGALVFGRLGDLIGRKYTFLVTILLMGGATFIVGILPNYATIGVAAPVILIALRMLQGLALGGEYGGAATYVAEHAPNGRRGAYTAWIQTTATLGLFLSLLVILFTREFTGPDFDVWGWRVPFIVSIALLAISVWIRLSMNESPAFKKMKEEGKLSKAPLTESFGQWKNLKIVILALFGLVAGQAVVWYTGQFYALFYLTQVLKVDPKTANLLIAASLVIGTPFFVVFGSLSDKIGRKVIIMGGLLLAVITYIPNTPVSVFNALTHFANPALEKAMATAPATITADVNECTFQFNPTGTAKFTSSCDIAKQVMASNSASYSTIPAPAGTVAVVKIGDVEIPGYTAKGLDPAEAKAKDAEFKKAIREALNKEGYPAKADPAQINYVAVLLLLVYLVILVTMVYGPIAAMLVEMFPTRIRYTSMSLPYHIGNGWFGGLLPTISFALVAQNGNIYYGLWYPIIIAAITLVIGTLFVRETKDVDIYARD
- a CDS encoding gamma-glutamyltransferase family protein; translation: MQAKWGIRGMAVAPHSLASESALAVLREGGNALEAMVAAAATIAVVYPHMNSIGGDSFWVIHSPGKAMGGIDACGAAAGLATKKWYAERGITKAIPFRGPVAANTVAGTISGWGAAQSLSQQGLGGKIPLSRLLADAIHYAEAGVPVTYSQSSLTAKKREELNPITGFAKTFLVNGKAPVVGSIFKQERLAKTLRQIAAKGTDDFYRGDLADLLAKELTDIGSPLRLSDLNRHNAKLIDPLELKHSLGNVYNMVPPTQGVVSLMIIGILDQLNLKRFKVDSTEYVHHCVEATKQAFKIRDQFVTDPAYMTKNAQSFLSPTFLKKLAKNIDPNKALPWGQGKGPADTIWMGVIDGDGNCVSFIQSIYHEFGAGIVLPKSGVNWQNRGCSFSLDHKTLNHLEPYRKPFHTLNPAMALFKDGRSMVYGTMGGDGQPQTQCAVFTRTATYGLDPQDAISRPRWLLGRTWGQTSDSLKLESRFSPWVAKELHAMGHEIEMLDAFDETVGHAGCIIREPSGTLRGGWDPRSDGAVSAF
- a CDS encoding trimeric intracellular cation channel family protein, coding for MEQIQFWIGVIATMAFAVTGVLAIADRGVDLFGVLVLGLITAIGGGTIRDIILGAPVFWSENQIYVWLALGASVLTFVAESFFTQPQIYRWMLYIDGFGAALFAIQGADKAWTMGYGLPVGPVILGVITAIGGGLIRDILAGRKTLIMSHELYAIPVTLGCCAYVLVLNFIPQYALEGSVICMLGIFGLRAAAIYWDLRVPRMFITKTR
- the maiA gene encoding maleylacetoacetate isomerase, with translation MKPKLYSYWRSSAAFRVRIALNLKGIDYEVIPVHLSKNGGDQLSDAYTSKNPNRLVPLFEDGKNNIHQSIAIIEYLEEIKKEPALLPQAPIDRAWVRALSQDIASDIHPIDNLRVLRYLVKQLGISTEAKDTWYQHWVIVGLASLEKRLSCDRRVGRFAYGDQPGLIDICLVPQLFNALSAKIDVSLYPTLMKIFYECMKLPAFIEASWEKQIDAEGLNPTAPPQNH
- a CDS encoding AEC family transporter; this encodes MLYVFNVVLPVFLLILIGYICGRAGKLGENASIELNRFVVWLALPAQLFNFAANSGWQTLWQPEFITAFFLSCLIVFLLVLAASYWKSRDLAAASFNSLSASYSNTGYMGIPLCALALGQDGLAPAIISTFIVFVMFALATVLIEIGMLSHKKHHEILFSVVKSLCTNPLLIAPVAGLVWASSNLTMYDPIAQVISFLAVAATPCALVSIGLFLLQKSKTEVKQAWGISAAKLIIQPIIAWVIAGPILGLPSLWLNAIVILSALPTGTGPFMLAQYYKADGSVISRVVLMTTVGSLLTLSMILWWSSRI